In the genome of Anaerosporomusa subterranea, the window CCTGCATCAATGTCTTCCTTGGCTCTCCCAGGAGCGCTAAAGCCAAAGTCTTCATAAATAAGCATCTCTGTTATGGTGAAGCAATCATGTACTTCTGCTAGATCAATTTCTTCTCTTGGGCTCTTAATGCCCGCCATTGCGTATGCTTTTGATGATGAGGTCTTTAATGCGTCAAAGCTGGTCCAGTTAAAATTAGGCCTGGAATGGGGAAGAACTGTATCCATAGCCACGCCAAATCCTTTGACATAGATAGGATCTTCACGCAAAGTACGAGCTGTATCCGCCCGGGTTATAATCGCACAGGCCGACCCATCGCTATTGCCGCAGCAATCAAAAAGCCCCAGCGGTTGCGCGATAATTGGCGCCTTCATTACATCCTCTAAGGTAATGGCTTTATGAAAATGGGCCTTGGGCGCCAGTAAACCATTTTGATGATTTTTGACAGCAATTTTGCCGATAGTCTGTTTCCCTTCTTCAAGACTAAGGCCATATTGTTCAAAATAGCGAGTTGCAATGAGTGAGAAAGAACCGGGTGCTGTGCGTCTGGCCTCATAAACAGGACTCATTCCCCTACCGGTCCCCAAGCCAGGGTAGCCGGTATCTTTTAATTTCTCCACACCAAGCGCCATTACGACGTCGTACGCGCCACTTGCTACAGCCATACAAGCTTGAATTAATGCGATATGTCCAGAAGTACACCAGTTCTCATTCCTCAATACTGGTATATTATGGAATTTTAGCGCGTCTGCAACCTGGGCACCTGCCAGACCGCCAACAGGCGCGTACATCTGACCGACAAAACAAGCTTCGATATCCTTCGGCCCTACGCCCGCATCCTCAAAAGCCTCATATGCTGACTCAATAGCTAAATCAGCAACGCCGAGCCCCCACCGCTCACCAAATTTCGAACATCCCATGCCAACAATGGCAACTTTATCTTTCATTGTCATAACAAATCCCCTCCGTTCCGGACTGGGCGGCACTTCCAGAAATAGTTGATGTAATTTGCCCCTTCGTATATCTTCCTAAAGGTAAATTCCACATCTAATCCCACTCGTACTTCCGCTTGATCATAGTCAGTCATGAGTAAATAGTATCGTACTCCCGCGTCATCTTCGACCACGGTTTGTATCACTACCGGATCATCGCTGCGACCGGCCAACTTATCAACCGAATACGTAAAGACCTTGCCTTGTCTGTCAGCAAATCGTTTCTCTTCGTAATTGTCCTTGCTGCCGCATGTGTCGCAAATCCTGTTTATTGGGAAAATACTCGTACCACAGTTATTGCACTTACTACCGTAGAATCGCAAAATACTTTTCTGATCTCGCCAATACGCCGCGTTTGATGGGAATAGTCTAAACGGCTCTCCCTGCACAGGTTCTACCAATTCCCGGAATGACAAATACCTGTTATATGACGAAAATAGATTTTTCGTTGTCAAATACCGCTTAAGGCCGTTTGCTGGCGTCATTCTCACTATGTTTTCAGTTACGCGGAAGATAAAAGCGTCTGCCCCATTGCCATACGCAGCCAATAAAATCCGATCTCCAGGCTTAGCATCTTCCAGAGCTGCTATCAGCATCAGTAACGGTTGGGCAGTTCCGCAATTTCCCACCTGCAACATAGCAGAATCCTGAATTTGCGTTTCGCCAAAGCCCATTTTTTTAGCTAAGTTGACGTTTTCTTTCAACCCTGGCGATGAAAGGACCACTTTGCTGATATCTTTTGGATTCAGGCCGGATTTGCGCAGGATATCGCGGATGACTTGAGTCATACTTTGGGTATAGCCTTTTTCAATGGCGAACCGTTCCTCAG includes:
- a CDS encoding acetyl-CoA acetyltransferase, giving the protein MTMKDKVAIVGMGCSKFGERWGLGVADLAIESAYEAFEDAGVGPKDIEACFVGQMYAPVGGLAGAQVADALKFHNIPVLRNENWCTSGHIALIQACMAVASGAYDVVMALGVEKLKDTGYPGLGTGRGMSPVYEARRTAPGSFSLIATRYFEQYGLSLEEGKQTIGKIAVKNHQNGLLAPKAHFHKAITLEDVMKAPIIAQPLGLFDCCGNSDGSACAIITRADTARTLREDPIYVKGFGVAMDTVLPHSRPNFNWTSFDALKTSSSKAYAMAGIKSPREEIDLAEVHDCFTITEMLIYEDFGFSAPGRAKEDIDAGFFELSGGLPVNTDGGLKCFGHPVGASGLRMTYEIYKQLQYKVDNPKRQVRNVKRGLAHTFGGGPQLSAVLIAGNEKG
- a CDS encoding hydroxymethylglutaryl-CoA synthase → MKIGITSMGAYVPYYRISRTTIASAWERGALKGERSIANNDEDSLTMAVEAATNCLHDVNKQSVDVLYFASTTAPYAEKSSSGLIATVCDLQTAVSTADFSNCLKAGATALQAATNAVKAQAAKQAMVVAADCRISYPKSDQEQLFGDAAAALVIGSENVIAEIEFSATVNSEIIDVWRLAGEQYVHTAEERFAIEKGYTQSMTQVIRDILRKSGLNPKDISKVVLSSPGLKENVNLAKKMGFGETQIQDSAMLQVGNCGTAQPLLMLIAALEDAKPGDRILLAAYGNGADAFIFRVTENIVRMTPANGLKRYLTTKNLFSSYNRYLSFRELVEPVQGEPFRLFPSNAAYWRDQKSILRFYGSKCNNCGTSIFPINRICDTCGSKDNYEEKRFADRQGKVFTYSVDKLAGRSDDPVVIQTVVEDDAGVRYYLLMTDYDQAEVRVGLDVEFTFRKIYEGANYINYFWKCRPVRNGGDLL